In Musa acuminata AAA Group cultivar baxijiao chromosome BXJ2-3, Cavendish_Baxijiao_AAA, whole genome shotgun sequence, the following proteins share a genomic window:
- the LOC135607332 gene encoding putative multidrug resistance protein, with protein sequence MPKEMGRGEERRNPLAFSSLWTIFMHADAVDKWLMALGFSGAIMSGIATPMVLFITSNMVNNLGTGPSLSPRFMDQVNKNSLCLVYLSLGVFVMSFLEGFCWTRTGDRQAMRMRTRYLKAILRQDVEYFDLNATSMSEVITSVSSDSLIIQDVISEKVPNFINNAALFASSYLVGFLMMWRLALVAFPTFLLLVIPGIMYGRMFMDLARKIRDEYEKAGAIAEQAVSSIRTVYSFVAERRTMCMFSNALEDSVKLGLRQGLTKGIAVGSNSVTFAIWAFMAWYGSRIVMYHDGKGGTVFAVGTAIVNGGLALGSGLSNIKYFSEASSAGERIMKVIRRTPRIDSDSTEGTVIENLSGDVEFRSVEFAYPSRPENIILRGFDLKVPAGKTVALVGGSGSGKSTVIALMERFYDPLGGEILLDGVDIKSIKLKWLRSQIGLVSQEPALFATSIKENLLFGKEEATVEEVVAAATASNAHNFISQLPQGYDTQVGESGVQMSGGQKQRIAIARAVLKSPRILLLDEATSALDSESERVVQEALDLASLGRTTIVVAHRLSTIRNADVIAVVQAGRVAELGSHDDLIRDEDGLYSSLVRFQQTAGAAGNDAPSSSSAALVAFPRPGSSESRRLSLCSRSSSTSSSRHQESQGESEADAPPPVPSLRRLLLLNLQEWRQAVLGSLGAMAFGAVQPLYAFAMGSMLSVYFMNDHKEIRSNTRTYCLIFVAMSVLSFLVNILQHYNFAAMGEYLTRRVRQRMLSKILTFEVGWFDRDENSTGAICSRLANDANVVRMLVGDRMSLIIQAVSAVTIAWTLGLVIAWKLALILIAIQPLMIVCYYSRMVILKSMSKKAIESQSESSKVAAEAVANLRTVTAFSSQDRILHLFGRTQEGPSRESVRQSWVAGIVLGISQALMRCSWSLAFWYGGRLMFHGHITAEALFQNILILVSTGRVIAEAGSMTSDLAKGADVVGSVFAVMDRFTHIEPEDDKGHRPENLVGDVDICRVDFAYPARPDVLIFSGFSLTIEAGKSTALVGQSGSGKSTIIGLIERFYDPLKGTVKIDGRDAKSYHLRSLRKHIGLVGQEPVLFAGSIRENIAYGMDEPTEGEIEDAARTANAHDFISGLNDGYDTFCGERGVQLSGGQKQRIAIARAVLKNPVILLLDEATSALDSQSEKVVQAALERVMAGRTSVVVAHRLSTIRNCDLIAVMEKGVVVEKGTHASLLAKGPKGSYCSLVSLQQGNKDV encoded by the exons ATGCCAAAGGAAATGGGAAGAGGCGAGGAGAGGAGGAACCCTTTGGCCTTCTCTTCTCTTTGGACCATCTTCATGCATGCAGATGCCGTGGACAAGTGGCTGATGGCTCTAGGGTTCTCGGGCGCCATCATGAGTGGCATCGCCACACCCATGGTTCTCTTCATCACCAGCAACATGGTGAACAACCTCGGCACCGGCCCCTCCCTTTCTCCTCGATTCATGGACCAAGTCAATAAG AATTCGCTCTGCTTGGTGTACCTGTCACTTGGAGTCTTCGTGATGTCCTTCTTAG AAGGATTTTGTTGGACGAGGACGGGTGACAGACAAGCAATGCGGATGCGGACGCGATACTTGAAGGCGATACTCAGGCAAGACGTAGAGTACTTTGATCTCAACGCTACATCCATGTCCGAGGTCATCACCAGCGTCTCCAGCGACAGCCTCATCATCCAAGACGTCATCAGCGAGAAG GTGCCCAACTTCATAAACAATGCCGCGCTGTTCGCTAGTAGCTACTTGGTAGGATTCCTTATGATGTGGAGGCTGGCTCTGGTCGCCTTCCCCACCTTCTTGCTTCTCGTCATACCTGGTATCATGTACGGGAGGATGTTCATGGACCTGGCGAGGAAGATCCGAGATGAGTACGAGAAGGCTGGCGCCATCGCCGAGCAAGCCGTCTCCTCCATCAGGACGGTCTACTCCTTTGTGGCCGAGAGGCGGACCATGTGTATGTTCTCGAACGCGCTCGAGGATTCGGTCAAGCTCGGCCTACGGCAGGGCTTGACCAAGGGCATCGCCGTTGGGAGCAACAGCGTGACCTTCGCCATCTGGGCCTTCATGGCCTGGTACGGCAGCCGGATCGTCATGTACCATGACGGCAAGGGCGGCACCGTCTTCGCCGTTGGAACTGCGATCGTCAATGGAGGCCT GGCGCTCGGATCCGGGCTTTCCAACATCAAGTACTTCTCGGAGGCGAGCTCAGCCGGAGAGCGGATCATGAAAGTGATAAGAAGAACACCGAGAATCGATTCAGATAGCACGGAGGGTACGGTAATCGAGAATCTTTCCGGGGATGTGGAGTTCAGATCGGTCGAATTCGCATATCCTTCGAGGCCGGAAAACATCATCCTGAGAGGCTTTGATCTGAAGGTTCCGGCCGGGAAAACTGTGGCTCTGGTGGGCGGCAGTGGATCAGGGAAGTCGACCGTCATTGCATTAATGGAGAGGTTCTACGATCCACTAGGAGGTGAGATTTTGCTGGACGGAGTGGATATTAAGAGCATCAAACTCAAGTGGCTAAGGTCACAGATAGGATTGGTAAGCCAAGAGCCAGCTCTCTTTGCGACCTCCATAAAGGAGAACTTGCTCTTTGGCAAGGAAGAAGCAACCGTGGAGGAGGTGGTGGCAGCTGCAACGGCGTCGAATGCCCACAACTTCATCTCTCAGCTGCCTCAGGGTTATGACACACAG GTAGGAGAAAGTGGGGTTCAGATGTCAGGAGGTCAGAAGCAGCGGATAGCGATCGCAAGGGCTGTGCTGAAGTCGCCCAGGATTCTTCTGCTTGATGAAGCCACAAGCGCGTTGGACTCGGAGTCGGAGCGAGTCGTCCAAGAAGCACTCGACCTGGCGTCCCTCGGTCGGACCACCATCGTCGTCGCGCACCGCCTGTCCACTATCAGGAACGCCGACGTGATCGCCGTCGTGCAAGCCGGCCGAGTCGCGGAGCTTGGCTCCCACGACGACCTCATCCGTGATGAAGATGGACTCTACTCATCCCTCGTTCGCTTCCAACAGACGGCGGGAGCAGCGGGAAACGATGCGCCTAGCTCATCATCGGCAGCGTTGGTGGCCTTCCCTCGACCCGGTAGCAGCGAGAGCCGCAGGTTATCGTTGTGCAGCAGATCAAGCTCCACTAGTTCTTCGCGCCACCAGGAGTCGCAAGGGGAGTCCGAGGCGGATGCTCCTCCCCCGGTTCCATCTCTGCGGAGGCTGTTGCTGTTGAACTTACAGGAATGGCGGCAGGCGGTGCTGGGAAGCTTGGGCGCGATGGCTTTCGGGGCGGTGCAGCCACTGTACGCCTTCGCGATGGGAAGCATGCTGTCGGTGTACTTTATGAATGATCACAAAGAGATCAGGTCAAACACGAGGACGTACTGCCTCATCTTCGTCGCCATGTCGGTCCTCTCCTTTTTGGTCAATATTCTGCAGCACTACAACTTCGCGGCCATGGGGGAGTACCTGACAAGGCGGGTGAGGCAGAGGATGCTCTCCAAGATTCTCACGTTTGAAGTTGGGTGGTTCGATCGGGACGAGAACTCTACTGGCGCCATCTGCTCTCGACTCGCCAACGATGCCAATGTG GTTCGAATGCTGGTGGGTGATCGGATGTCTTTGATCATTCAGGCAGTCTCTGCGGTGACCATAGCATGGACGTTGGGTCTGGTCATCGCATGGAAGCTGGCCCTCATCTTGATCGCCATCCAACCACTGATGATAGTATGCTACTACTCCCGAATGGTTATTCTCAAGAGCATGTCCAAGAAGGCCATCGAGTCGCAGTCGGAGAGCAGCAAGGTAGCTGCCGAAGCCGTCGCCAACCTTCGTACCGTCACCGCGTTCTCGTCGCAGGATCGGATTCTCCACCTGTTCGGGAGAACCCAAGAGGGCCCGAGCAGGGAAAGCGTACGGCAGTCCTGGGTAGCCGGCATCGTCCTCGGCATCTCCCAGGCTCTCATGAGGTGCAGCTGGTCTCTGGCCTTTTGGTACGGCGGCCGGCTCATGTTTCATGGCCACATCACCGCCGAGGCTCTCTTTCAGAACATCCTCATCCTGGTTAGCACAGGCCGTGTCATCGCGGAGGCCGGCAGCATGACATCGGACCTCGCCAAGGGAGCAGATGTCGTCGGCTCTGTTTTTGCAGTGATGGACCGGTTCACCCACATTGAACCTGAAGATGACAAAGGCCATCGGCCGGAGAATTTGGTCGGCGACGTCGACATCTGCCGCGTTGACTTCGCATATCCAGCGCGGCCTGACGTACTCATCTTTAGTGGTTTCTCCCTCACCATCGAGGCCGGCAAGTCGACTGCGCTGGTGGGGCAAAGCGGTTCAGGCAAATCGACCATCATCGGACTCATAGAGCGATTCTACGACCCGCTCAAGGGGACGGTGAAGATCGACGGCAGGGACGCGAAGTCGTACCATCTCCGGTCGCTGAGGAAACACATCGGGCTGGTGGGACAAGAGCCGGTGCTGTTCGCCGGGTCGATCAGAGAGAACATAGCGTACGGCATGGATGAGCCGACGGAGGGCGAGATCGAAGACGCGGCGAGGACGGCCAACGCGCACGACTTCATCAGCGGCCTCAACGACGGCTACGACACGTTCTGCGGGGAGAGAGGGGTGCAGCTGTCGGGCGGGCAGAAGCAGCGGATCGCGATCGCAAGGGCGGTGCTGAAGAATCCGGTCATACTGCTGCTGGACGAGGCGACGAGCGCCCTGGACAGCCAGTCGGAGAAGGTGGTGCAGGCGGCGTTGGAGAGGGTGATGGCGGGGAGGACGAGCGTGGTGGTGGCGCACAGGCTGAGCACCATTCGCAACTGTGACCTCATTGCGGTGATGGAGAAGGgggtggtggtggagaaggggaCGCATGCCTCGCTGCTGGCCAAGGGGCCCAAAGGATCCTATTGTAGCTTGGTTAGCCTACAACAAGGGAACAAGGACGTATGA